One window of the Yamadazyma tenuis chromosome 6, complete sequence genome contains the following:
- the CHC1 gene encoding Clathrin heavy chain (COG:U; BUSCO:EOG092602BZ; EggNog:ENOG503NWB5): MSSDIPIDFTELAQLTSVGIQPASLDFKSTTLESDRYVCVRETGASGNTVAIVDLYNNNEVTRKNMTADNAIMHPTEFVISLRANGTTIQIFNLGSKQRLKSYTMDEPVVFWKWLNNEYLGLITGSAVFYWNVFDGTNNGPIKLTERHHSLNNAQIINIVAEPDLNWFAINGIAQEDGRIAGHIQLFSKTRNVSQAIEGHVSKFASIKLSGAAHPTKVFCVGNKNAQGQGNLHIIEIDHVDGNPPFPKKSVDIFFPPDATNDFPISLQASDKYGIVYILTKYGFIHLYDMETGSNLFVNRITADPVFTASAFKDGTGIITINKAGQVLSVEVSRDRIVPYVLDKLSNVSLALSLSSRGGFPGAENLFTQQFQNYLNQGDYTNAAKVAASSEQLRTPDTINKLKHITPAPGQISPILQYFSTLLDRGTLNKYESIELAKPVLQQDRKPLFEKWLKEDKLTSSEELGDIVKSYNDTTLALAVYIRANVHIKVVSSLAELGQFDKIMPYCQKVGYSPDYTNLIQNLVRVNPDKASEFATSLLQTPDSNINVENVADLFFSQNYIQQGTAFLLDALKNDSPAEGHLQTKVLEINLLHAPQVADAILGNNMFSHYDKPSIGKLCEKSGLFQRALEHYDDLKDIKRVIVHTNVLPNDWLVAYFGQLTVEQTVACIKELLSNNMQQNLQVIIQVATKYSDLIGPLNLIKIFETYKCTEGEYYYLSSIVNLTQEPDVVFKYIQCAARMNQPKEIERVVRDNNVYNGEKVKNFLKEFKLDDQLPLIIVCDRFNFVHDLILYLYKNQYFKFIEVYVQQVNSANTPQVVAGLLDVDCDETIIKNLLNSVIGRVPIKELVVEVEKRNRLKILLPFLEATLQGGSNDQEVYNTLAKIYIDSNNSPEKFLQENSNYDTLVVGKYCEKRDPYLAYISYSKGGNDDELINITNENKMYKYQARYLLAKSDFDLWNKVLGDDNIHRRQLIDQVISTGIPELDDPEPISLTVKAFMENDLPQELIELLEKIILEPSPFNDNTSLQGLLILTAIKADPSRVMNYIEKLDKYDPQEIAPLCIDAQLYEEAFEIYDRFELRTDAMRVLVEDIMSLDRGEQYAEKFNTSELWYQLGTAQLNGLRIPEAIESYVKSKNPENFEQVIEISERAGKEEELVPFLDMARETLREPLIDGALINCYASLGRLSEIESFVSGPNVADSESIGDKLFEAKNYKGAKILYSNVSKYSKLATTLVYLEDYQGAVECARKASNINVWKQVNNACIENKEFRLAQICGLNLIIDAEELPELVKTYEWNGYFNELISLFENGLSLERAHMGMFTELAILYSKYSPEKVMEHLKLFWSRINIPKVLTACEEAHLYPELIFLYCHYEEWDNAALTMIEKSEVAFDHLSFKEIIVKAPNLEIYYKAINFYLAENPSLLVDLLSVLAPKLDLPRVVRMFVKSDNLPLIKPFLISVLEKNNSVVNGAYHDLLIEEDDYKSLKEAIENDAYNRFNSLDLAERLENHEIIFFRQISATLYTKNKKFTKSISILKNDKLWPDLIKTAAVSNSTKIAHELLDYFVETGNHECFVALLYTCYDLIEYDYVIELTWLHNLANFVKPYEISVAAENQKLLNEVYADLKKRREAEQQDEDAPINQPLMITNGNAGMAGIGFQPTGAGFGNPY; this comes from the coding sequence ATGTCTTCTGATATACCAATTGATTTCACCGAATTGGCCCAGCTCACCCTGGTTGGCATCCAGCCCGCCAGTCTTGATTTCAAGTCTACTACTCTCGAGTCTGATCGTTATGTTTGTGTTCGTGAAACTGGTGCTTCGGGTAACACGGTTGCCATCGTTGACTTATACAATAACAATGAGGTCACCAGAAAGAACATGACTGCTGACAATGCCATCATGCATCCAACAGAGTTTGTGATTTCCTTGAGAGCCAACGGCACAACCATAcaaatcttcaatcttgGCAGCAAACAAAGATTGAAGTCCTACACTATGGATGAACCAGTGGTGTTTTGGAAATGGTTAAACAACGAATACTTGGGTTTAATCACCGGATCGGCCGTATTTTACTGGAACGTCTTTGATGGTACCAACAACGGGcccatcaagttgaccGAAAGACACCATAGCTTGAACAATGCTCAAATTATAAACATTGTGGCCGAACCTGATTTGAATTGGTTTGCCATCAACGGTATTGCTCAGGAGGATGGTAGAATCGCTGGTCACATCCAGTTGTTCTCCAAGACTCGAAATGTGTCTCAGGCTATTGAAGGTCATGTTTCTAAGTTTGCTCTGATTAAGTTGTCAGGTGCTGCTCATCCTACCAAGGTATTCTGTGTTGGAAACAAAAATGCCCAAGGCCAAGGTAACTTACACATCATTGAAATCGACCATGTGGACGGTAACCCaccttttccaaagaaatctGTCGACATCTTCTTCCCTCCAGATGCTACCAATGATTTCCCTATAAGCTTACAAGCTTCTGATAAATACGGAATTGTCTACATTTTAACCAAATATGGTTTTATTCACTTGTATGACATGGAAACCGGATCTAACTTGTTTGTCAATAGGATCACTGCTGACCCAGTTTTCACCGCCAGTGCTTTCAAAGACGGAACAGGTATAattaccatcaacaaagcTGGTCAAGTGTTGagtgttgaagtttctAGAGATAGAATCGTCCCTTATGTCTTAGACAAGTTGTCCAACGTGTCTTTGGCTTTATCGCTTTCATCTCGTGGAGGTTTCCCTGGTGCTGAAAACTTGTTTACtcaacagtttcaaaactACTTGAATCAAGGTGATTACACCAATGCCGCAAAGGTAGCTGCCTCTTCGGAACAATTGCGTACTCCAgataccatcaacaaattgaaacaCATCACTCCAGCCCCTGGTCAAATCTCTCCAATCTTGCAATACTTTTCTACTCTATTGGACAGAGGTACCTTAAATAAGTACGAATCCATTGAATTGGCTAAGCCAGTCTTGCAACAAGATAGGAAACcattgtttgaaaaatggTTGAAGGAAGACAAGTTAACCTCTTCAGAAGAATTGGGTGATATTGTTAAGTCTTACAATGACACCACCTTGGCTTTGGCTGTTTACATTAGAGCTAATGTTCACATTAAggtggtttcttctttggctgAATTGGGCCAGTTTGACAAGATTATGCCTTATTGTCAAAAGGTTGGTTACTCACCAGATtacaccaacttgatccAAAACTTGGTTAGAGTCAACCCTGATAAGGCCAGTGAATTCGCAACTTCCTTGTTGCAAACCCCAGATTCAAACATAAATGTGGAAAACGTTGCTGATTTATTCTTCTCCCAAAACTATATTCAACAAGGTACAGCCTTTTTATTGGATGCTTTGAAGAATGATTCTCCAGCCGAAGGTCACTTACAAaccaaggtgttggaaatcaacttgttgcATGCTCCACAAGTTGCTGATGCCATCTTGGGTAACAACATGTTTAGTCACTACGATAAACCAAGCATTGGTAAATTGTGTGAAAAGTCTGGTTTGTTTCAGAGAGCATTGGAACATTAtgatgacttgaaggacATTAAGAGAGTCATTGTTCACACTAATGTGTTACCTAATGACTGGTTGGTCGCATACTTTGGTCAATTAACTGTTGAGCAAACAGTTGCTTGTATCAAGGAATTGTTATCTAACAATATGCAACAAAACTTGCAAGTTATTATCCAAGTTGCAACTAAGTATTCTGACTTGATTGGCccattgaacttgatcaagatctttgaaaCCTACAAGTGTACTGAAGGTGAATACTACTACTTGTCGTCAATTGTCAACTTGACTCAGGAACCAGACGTGGTGTTCAAGTACATCCAATGTGCTGCTAGAATGAACCAACCAAAGGAAATTGAAAGAGTCGTGAGAGATAACAATGTCTAcaatggtgaaaaagtcaagaacttcttgaaggagttcaaATTGGATGACCAATTACCTTTGATCATTGTTTGTGACAGATTTAACTTTGTTCACGATTTGATCTTGTACTTGTACAAGAACCAATACttcaagtttattgaagtttacgttcaacaagttaaCTCAGCCAACACTCCTCAAGTTGTTGCTGGTTTGTTGGATGTTGACTGTGACGAAACaattatcaagaacttgttgaattctGTCATTGGTAGAGTTCCAATCAAAGAATTGGTAGTTGAAGTCGAAAAGAGAAACagattgaagatattgttACCATTCTTGGAGGCTACCTTACAAGGCGGGTCTAATGATCAAGAGGTGTATAATACTTTGGCAAAGATTTACATCGACTCCAATAACTCTCCAGAAAAATTCTTGCAAGAGAACAGCAATTACGACACTTTGGTTGTTGGTAAGTACTGTGAAAAGAGAGATCCATACTTGGCTTACATTTCTTACTCTAAAGGTGgaaatgatgatgaattgatcaacatcaccaatgaaAACAAAATGTACAAATACCAAGCTAGATAtttgttggccaagtctGATTTCGACTTGTGGAACAAGGTTTTGGGCGATGATAACATTCATAGGAGACAGTTGATTGACCAAGTCATTTCAACAGGAATCCCTGAATTAGATGATCCAGAACCTATTTCCTTGACCGTCAAGGCTTTCATGGAAAATGATTTGCCTCAAGAATTGATAGAgttattggaaaagatcaTCTTAGAACCATCTCCTTTCAACGACAATACTTCTTTGCAAGGTCTTTTGATCTTAACAGCTATCAAAGCTGATCCATCTCGTGTGATGAACTacattgaaaagttggataagTATGATCCTCAAGAAATTGCACCTTTATGTATCGATGCTCAATTGTACGAAGAAGCTTTCGAGATCTATGACAGATTCGAATTAAGAACTGACGCCATGAGAGTCTTGGTTGAAGACATTATGTCCTTGGACAGAGGTGAACAATACGCTGAGAAATTCAACACTTCGGAATTGTGGTATCAATTGGGTACTGCTCAATTGAATGGTTTGCGTATTCCAGAAGCTATTGAATCTTatgtcaagtccaagaacccagagaactttgaacaagtaaTTGAAATTTCCGAACGTGCTGGtaaggaagaagaattggttcCTTTCTTGGATATGGCTAGAGAAACTTTGAGAGAGCCTTTGATTGATGGTGCTCTTATCAACTGTTACGCTTCTTTGGGTAGATTGTCTGAAATTGAACTGTTCGTTAGTGGTCCAAATGTTGCTGATTCTGAATCTATTGGTGATAAATTATTTGAAGCCAAGAACTACAAGGGAGCTAAGATCTTGTATTCTAATGTTTCCAAATACTCTAAGTTGGCCACTACTTTGGTTTACTTGGAAGATTACCAAGGGGCTGTTGAATGTGCCAGAAAGGCTTCGAATATTAATGTCTGGAAGCAGGTGAACAATGCTTGTATTGAGAATAAGGAATTCAGATTAGCTCAGATTTGTGGTTTAAACTTGATTATCGATGCTGAGGAATTACCCGAATTGGTCAAGACATATGAATGGAATGGTTACTTCAACGAATTGATTTCTCTTTTCGAAAACGGGTTAAGCTTAGAAAGAGCCCATATGGGTATGTTCACTGAGTTGGCCATTTTGTATTCTAAGTACAGTCCAGAAAAAGTCATGGAACACTTGAAATTGTTCTGGTCCAGAATCAACATTCCAAAGGTGTTAACTGCCTGTGAAGAAGCTCACTTGTATCCTGAATTGATCTTTTTGTACTGTCATTACGAAGAATGGGACAATGCTGCTTTGACAATGATTGAAAAATCTGAGGTTGCCTTTGATCACTTGTcgttcaaggaaatcattGTTAAGGcaccaaacttggaaatctaCTACAAGGCTATCAACTTCTACTTGGCTGAAAACCCATCCTTGTTAGTTGATTTGTTGTCAGTATTGGCTCCTAAGTTGGACTTACCAAGAGTCGTTAGAATGTTTGTAAAGTCTGACAACTTACCACTTATCAAACCATTCTTGATAAGtgtgttggaaaagaacAACTCGGTTGTCAATGGTGCATACCATGACTTGTTaatcgaagaagatgactACAAGTCCTTGAAAGAGGCTATTGAAAATGACGCATACAATAGATTCAACTCTTTGGACTTGGCAGAAAGATTGGAAAATCACGAAATCATTTTCTTTAGACAAATTTCGGCTACGTTATAcaccaagaacaagaagttcacaAAATCCATTTCTATCTTAAAGAACGATAAATTATGGCcagatttgatcaaaactGCTGCTGTGTCTAATTCTACTAAGATTGCCCATGAATTATTGGACTACTTTGTTGAAACTGGTAACCATGAATGCTTTGTGGCCTTGTTATACACTTGTTATGATCTTATTGAATATGATTATGTTATTGAATTGACTTGGTTGCacaacttggccaactttgTCAAACCATACGAAATTTctgttgctgctgaaaACCAGAAATTATTAAACGAAGTTTACGCTGATTTaaagaagagaagagaaGCTGAGcaacaagatgaagatgcgCCTATTAACCAACCATTAATGATTACAAATGGTAATGCCGGCATGGCTGGAATTGGGTTCCAACCAACTGGGGCTGGATTTGGCAACCCCTATTAA
- the MCM21 gene encoding minichromosome maintenance protein (EggNog:ENOG503P1QN; COG:A), which produces MDIDGDALTQEINGIENDIDSLKKEIEGLEAELQREKEESKQLNKLVETERVSLQRLKNLEKRKKRPQDQYDENVPPIVQHTYFDESVSDYFNVGKDFEPRIVKRIDINDLTLESAQSARKIIALKENILYENLYRLGGLTAFPLNDNSCLGLRFDRFDSFNKRFLSPNYVILRRETIDSKTKGSVEKWKVFKHTLQQDMVNNMVHGIDPEGFNDKEIAVFAHAIHASLSRALFVSDLMHKLHNMSFADLKSPRASVYGNIKVFDEISADDAMSHINLQFNKDIRHKLQLVIAEGQIKEVSFQLNLVDHFMTQKLNMHNARLIGVKLVDAEFELKRWLIHLLNDGMIQW; this is translated from the coding sequence ATGGATATCGATGGAGATGCTCTAACacaagaaatcaatggcATAGAAAATGATATCGAcagtttgaagaaagaaataGAGGGGCTAGAAGCTGAGCTACAaagagagaaagaagaactgaaacaattgaacaagttggtggagaCTGAAAGAGTATCTTTGCAGCGactcaagaacttggagaagaggaagaaaagaccaCAAGACCAATATGATGAAAATGTTCCTCCTATTGTACAGCACACATACTTTGACGAGTCTGTCTCGGATTACTTCAATGTCGGCAAGGACTTCGAGCCTAGGATTGTTAAACGGATAGATATTAATGATTTGACGCTTGAATCTGCTCAAAGCGCACGCAAGATAATAGCCCTAAAAGAGAACATTCTCTATGAAAATTTGTACCGCCTTGGAGGACTCACAGCGTTTCCTTTGAATGACAATTCGTGCTTGGGGTTGAGATTCGACCGGTTCGACAGTTTCAACAAGCGGTTTTTAAGTCCTAATTATGTGATTTTGAGGAGAGAGACCATAGACAGTAAGACCAAGGGATCTGTTGAAAAATGGAAAGTATTCAAGCATACTCTTCAGCAGGATATGGTGAACAATATGGTACATGGAATCGACCCAGAAGGATTTAATGACAAAGAAATTGCTGTATTTGCCCATGCAATTCATGCTTCTCTTAGCAGAGCATTATTTGTGTCAGACCTCATGCACAAATTACATAACATGTCTTTTGCAGACTTGAAGTCTCCCAGAGCCTCAGTTTATGGGAATATCAAAGTATTTGACGAGATAAGTGCTGATGATGCCATGTCACATATAAACTTACAGTTCAACAAAGATATACGACATAAGCTCCAACTTGTGATAGCGGAAGGCcaaatcaaagaagtttctTTCCAGTTAAATCTTGTGGACCACTTCATGACTCAAAAGCTAAACATGCACAATGCCCGCTTGATAGGCGTAAAACTTGTCGATGCAGAGTTTGAGCTTAAAAGGTGGTTGATCCATTTACTCAATGACGGCATGATTCAATGGTAG
- a CDS encoding uncharacterized protein (COG:S; EggNog:ENOG503NVWE) gives MVGDSSHSSFNPETIDMPPKPALSREWLKRRNVSQGNRQQEAMKTTDSSGPTSPSKIEKVTMDVLLSSYVKDISSEALTLQGLASVIDREVLEHINDFIKNHEPYIHTSIDHLDQVVNDYITTYADVEKVKADYNECKRAKEFADNDANSRQKSVEDSENTTADEIEENTSFASESSVTLNETNDSVKDEEGSEGQEFDFPLTIGPAKLRSQKELSSFLRDCMSRIEMTKRTFPLPGQKPEIFSGDELCKFLVYRRPFKLNTTRINLERFGQGLLDLKLIVGTGLVGSKRFKSEGMWFEWSELAEYVSKYEGSTVVSPPSSLSSAEKPKMRIIDEQTSKQVNEIASQTGKKFNDMFRSMKISILHTNYPERLEKLEEEYNEKYYELYELKYLIEYEVRDKTQYLEKFEKMKIGLIYQSLSKLSELIYNFSLKSTTRLRDFASNMLTNLNNPQNYENDYHKLLDTFSTGIYSPSILSPDNFKKNSYSTTQANNNFQNLKLQFNLYKDIPLQLQLFQTDKENELLSFASLPFFIYQLTRLIENKEQNLENLKDSWESVIDHRGYWHLQEEIIEAISEENFENITISDEDSVQQKMIEKIIALLNSQTPKALINFYKNWLLQIADSLIPCSVYDSLIHLHGREDAKPVNHDELVKILSSIPRANVSALVFLLEHISMVYGLSSIPSFGFCDDFPDELKPSTKESEVKEAVHKLNSMDAIGAVPFMHLIFRPSPIRSAGGLKPPLQVYNSILEGLLDLELRCDLFNNLVSNEKNYIERKQQERNNLGLQKKVSIPLSPRKPPIPTIGIMSPKALSASDSFSLRPFHTKVTPAPSPSASPRHLSRESHEHRDRSVSGTFLPPAIDVEFAED, from the coding sequence ATGGTAGGTGACCTGTCACACTCGTCTTTCAATCCTGAAACTATTGATATGCCTCCTAAACCAGCACTATCACGTGAAtggttgaagagaagaaacgTTTCACAGGGGAATAGACAACAAGAAGCCATGAAAACCACAGACCTGTCTGGAccaacttcaccaagtaaaattgaaaaagtgACGATGGATGTGCTATTATCGCTGTATGTAAAAGATATCAGTTCAGAGGCTTTGACTTTACAAGGTTTGGCTTCTGTGATAGACAGAGAGGTGTTAGAGCACATTAATGATTTTATTAAAAACCACGAGCCTTATATCCATACCAGCATTGATCATCTAGATCAAGTGGTCAATGACTATATAACCACCTACGCTGACGTGGAAAAAGTGAAGGCTGACTACAATGAATGCAAGCGTGCAAAAGAGTTTGCTGATAATGATGCCAATTCCAGGCAAAAGAGTGTCGAAGACTCTGAAAACACCACTGCTGATGAAATAGAGGAGAATACCTCGTTTGCTTCTGAGTCTTCAGTAACGTTGAATGAAACAAATGACAGCgtcaaagatgaagaggGTTCTGAAGGACAAGAATTTGACTTTCCTCTCACTATAGGGCCTGCTAAATTGAGGTCACAGAAGGAGTTATCGTCATTTCTCAGGGATTGCATGTCTCGTATTGAGATGACGAAAAGAACCTTCCCATTACCAGGACAGAAACCTGAAATATTCAGTGGCGATGAACTCTGCAAGTTCTTGGTATACAGAAGACCGTTCAAACTAAATACTACTCGAATAAATTTGGAACGGTTTGGACAGGGGCTCCtagacttgaagttgattgtTGGTACTGGTCTTGTGGGATCCAAGAGGTTCAAAAGTGAAGGTATGTGGTTCGAATGGTCTGAATTAGCTGAATATGTGTCCAAGTATGAAGGTTCTACGGTAGTATCTCCTCCCTCTTCTCTCAGCTCAGCTGAAAAGCCGAAGATGAGAATTATCGATGAACAGACATCTAAGCAAGTGAATGAAATTGCATCGCAAACAGGAAAGAAGTTTAATGACATGTTTCGTTCGATGAAGATCTCCATCTTGCACACAAACTACCCAGAACGATTagagaagttggaagaggAATATAATGAAAAATACTATGAATTATACGAATTGAAATACTTGATTGAGTATGAAGTTCGTGATAAAACTCAATACCTTGAGAAGTTcgagaagatgaagattGGTTTGATTTATCAATCGCTCCTGAAACTTCTGGAATTGATTTACAACTtttcattgaaatcaaccacCAGGCTTCGAGATTTTGCCTCAAACATGTTaaccaatttgaacaatccACAGAATTACGAAAATGATTATCACAAATTACTCGACACATTCAGTACTGGGATCTATTCTCCTTCAATATTGTCCCCagacaacttcaagaaaaaccTGTACAGTACAACTCAAGCCAATAATAACtttcaaaatctcaaaCTACAGTTTAACCTATACAAAGATATTCCATTGCAGTTGCAGTTGTTTCAAACTGACAAGGAAAATGAACTTTTGAGCTTTGCTTCTTTGCCATTCTTTATCTACCAACTAACAAGACTAATTGAGAATAAAGAgcaaaatcttgaaaacttgaaagacTCGTGGGAATCTGTTATTGATCACAGGGGATATTGGCACCTCCAGGAAGAGATAATTGAAGCTATCAGTGAAgaaaactttgaaaacaTAACCATTTCGGATGAGGATTCAGTTCAACAGAAGATGATTGAAAAAATAATTGCACTTTTGAATAGCCAAACTCCTAAAGCATTGATAAATTTCTACAAGAACTGGCTTCTACAGATAGCAGACTCTTTGATCCCCTGTCTGGTCTATGATTCGTTGATTCATCTTCATGGTAGAGAGGATGCAAAACCTGTGAATCATGATgaattggtgaagatatTGTCTTCTATTCCACGAGCTAATGTCAGTGCATTGGTGTTCCTTTTGGAACATATTAGTATGGTTTACGGTTTAAGTCTGATTCCAAGCTTTGGCTTCTGTGATGACTTCCCTGATGAGCTCAAGCCCAGTACTAAAGAATCTGAGGTCAAGGAGGCTGTTCACAAATTGAACTCTATGGACGCTATTGGAGCTGTTCCTTTTATGCACTTAATCTTCAGGCCTTCACCCATCAGGTCAGCCGGTGGTCTCAAGCCTCCCCTTCAAGTGTATAATTCAATCCTTGAAGGGTTGTTGGACCTTGAACTTAGATGCGATTTGTTTAACAACTTGGTCAGTAACGAAAAGAATTACATTGAAAGGAAACAACAGGAAAGGAACAACTTGGGTCTCCAAAAGAAAGTTTCCATTCCTTTGAGTCCACGCAAACCACCCATTCCCACTATTGGAATAATGAGCCCCAAAGCTCTATCTGCTTCAGACAGTTTTTCTTTGAGACCATTCCATACCAAGGTTACACCGGCACCTTCGCCCAGTGCGTCCCCAAGACATCTCTCCCGAGAGCTGCACGAACATAGGGACAGAAGTGTGAGTGGAACATTTTTGCCTCCAGCTATAGATGTTGAATTTGCCGAAGATTAA
- the LPE10 gene encoding mitochondrial inner membrane magnesium transporter lpe10 (COG:P; EggNog:ENOG503NWQA) has product MLVSKTLTSNKTNDDYIRCTIFDQQGNIRIQGKDIKRSEFLKSNNLVARDLRKISKTNTPNSASYINLEVVPSIVTRSSGILLNLLNIRAMIKPDMVVLFDNPTSTAEGPAGAGLNESYTHGTLLENMRKGLGNQAESSQLPYEFRALETILNHVVEELSSEMKLHTTSLKNLLDGLEDSIDSHRLRYLLIQSKKMTQFLRKATLVRDSLDEVLDNDDVLNSLYLNEKRFNSNHEEVELLLEAYYVTMDEIVQKVQNLIAQTKSTNEIVNIILDSNRNEIMLLGLKFGVGMLSMAVALYAAAVYGMNLENFIEETDFGFPVVIAGSFLLLFIYLRVSVHGLRKISKVTMTGNFKNDKMYK; this is encoded by the coding sequence ATGCTTGTTTCCAAAACTCTAACTTCCAATAAAACTAACGATGACTATATCCGATGCACTATATTCGATCAACAAGGCAACATAAGGATCCAAGGTAAAGATATAAAGCGTCTGGAGTTTCTCAAGAGCAATAACTTGGTGGCCAGAGACTTGAGGaagatttcaaaaactAATACTCCCAACTCGGCCAGTTATATtaatcttgaagttgttccATCCATAGTAACGAGATCAAGTGGAATTCTTTTAAACCTACTCAATATTAGGGCCATGATCAAACCAGATATGGTAGTACTATTCGATAACCCCACACTGACGGCTGAAGGACCAGCTGGAGCGGGACTAAACGAGTCATACACTCATGGTACTTTACTCGAGAATATGCGCAAAGGGTTGGGAAACCAAGCGGAATCCAGTCAGTTGCCGTATGAATTCAGAGCCCTTGAGACCATTTTGAATCACGTGGTGGAGGAGTTGAGCCTGGAAATGAAACTCCACACCACCAGTTTAAAGAATTTGTTGGATGGCCTAGAAGACTCAATAGACAGTCATCGACTCCGTTACTTGTTGATCCAGTCCAAGAAAATGACCCAGTTTCTCAGGAAAGCCACTTTGGTGAGAGACTCGTTGGAcgaagttcttgataatgACGACGTATTAAATTCCTTGTATTTGAACGAAAAACGGTTCAATTCGAATCACGAAGAAGTAGAGCTTTTGTTGGAAGCCTATTATGTGACGATGGATGAAATCGTTCAAAAGGTTCAAAACTTGATCGCTCAAACCAAGTCTACAAATGAAATTGTTAATATCATTTTGGACTCCAATAGAAATGAAATCATGCTTCTTGGTTTAAAATTCGGGGTGGGGATGTTATCTATGGCGGTAGCTTTGTATGCTGCTGCCGTGTACGGTATGAATTTAGAGAATTTCATCGAGGAAACGGACTTTGGGTTTCCCGTTGTTATAGCGGGAAGTTTCTTGCTTTTGTTCATATACCTTCGGGTTAGTGTTCATGGTCTTAGAAAGATTCTGAAAGTGACGATGACGGGaaatttcaagaatgaTAAGATGTATAAATAG